Proteins encoded by one window of Kribbella italica:
- a CDS encoding methane monooxygenase: protein MSRQSVAKAHQKIQELSWEPAYHEPVSQYGTDYTFQKAQKKDPLKQVLRSYFPMQEEKDHRVYGASDGAIRGNMFRQVQERWLEWQKLFLSIIPLPEISAARAMPLLFRTVPNPELHNGQAIQMIDEVRHSTIQQNLKRLYMNNYIDPAGFNSSLRNFQSDYCGTIGRQFAEGFITGDAITAASIYLTIVAETAFTNTLFVAMPAEAAANGDYLLPTVFHSVQSDESRHISNGYATLLMALADENNHQLLARDLRYAWWNNHRVVDAAIGTFIEYGTKDRRKDRESYAEMWRRWIYDDYYRSYLVPLEKYGLEIPHDLIEESWNQIWNKGYVHEVAQFFATGWLANYWRIDPMTDKDFEWFEFKYPGWYDKYGAWWENYNRLSTPNGHKPIVFEDVDYEYPHRCWTCMVPCLVREDMVMGKVDGQWRTYCHEMCKWTDETAFRPTYQGRQTPNMGKLIGHREWETLYHGWNWADVVSDMGFVRDDGKTMVAQPHLDLNPDKMWTLDHLRRCPPLQSPNVLLNEMGDDERSAFAARYVRGGPAGRAPKDN from the coding sequence ATGAGTCGCCAAAGTGTGGCGAAGGCCCACCAGAAGATCCAGGAGCTGTCCTGGGAGCCCGCCTACCACGAGCCCGTCTCCCAGTACGGGACCGACTACACGTTCCAGAAAGCGCAGAAGAAGGACCCGCTCAAGCAGGTCCTGCGGTCGTACTTCCCGATGCAGGAGGAGAAGGACCACCGCGTGTACGGCGCCTCCGACGGCGCGATCCGCGGCAACATGTTCCGGCAGGTGCAGGAACGCTGGCTGGAGTGGCAGAAGCTGTTCCTGTCCATCATCCCGCTGCCCGAGATCTCGGCCGCCCGGGCGATGCCGCTGCTGTTCCGCACGGTCCCGAACCCGGAACTGCACAACGGCCAGGCGATCCAGATGATCGACGAGGTCCGGCACTCGACGATCCAGCAGAACCTCAAGCGCCTGTACATGAACAACTACATCGACCCGGCGGGCTTCAACTCCAGCCTGCGCAACTTCCAGAGCGACTACTGCGGCACCATCGGCCGGCAGTTCGCGGAAGGCTTCATCACCGGTGACGCGATCACCGCGGCCAGCATCTACCTCACCATCGTGGCCGAGACCGCCTTCACCAACACGCTGTTCGTCGCGATGCCGGCCGAGGCCGCCGCGAACGGCGACTACCTGCTGCCGACGGTGTTCCACTCGGTCCAGTCCGACGAGTCGCGGCACATCAGCAACGGCTACGCGACGCTGCTGATGGCGCTGGCCGACGAGAACAACCACCAGCTGCTGGCCCGCGACCTGCGCTACGCCTGGTGGAACAACCACCGCGTCGTCGACGCCGCGATCGGCACCTTCATCGAGTACGGCACGAAGGACCGCCGCAAGGACCGCGAGAGCTACGCCGAGATGTGGCGCCGCTGGATCTACGACGACTACTACCGCAGCTACCTGGTGCCGCTGGAGAAGTACGGGCTGGAGATCCCGCACGACCTGATCGAGGAGTCCTGGAACCAGATCTGGAACAAGGGCTACGTGCACGAGGTCGCGCAGTTCTTCGCCACCGGCTGGCTGGCCAACTACTGGCGGATCGACCCGATGACCGACAAGGACTTCGAGTGGTTCGAGTTCAAGTACCCGGGCTGGTACGACAAGTACGGCGCCTGGTGGGAGAACTACAACCGGCTGTCGACGCCGAACGGGCACAAGCCGATCGTGTTCGAGGACGTCGACTACGAGTACCCGCACCGCTGCTGGACCTGCATGGTGCCCTGCCTGGTCCGTGAGGACATGGTGATGGGCAAGGTCGACGGCCAGTGGCGCACGTACTGCCACGAGATGTGCAAGTGGACCGACGAGACCGCCTTCCGGCCGACGTACCAGGGCCGGCAGACGCCGAACATGGGCAAGCTGATCGGTCACCGCGAGTGGGAGACGCTGTACCACGGCTGGAACTGGGCCGACGTCGTCTCCGACATGGGCTTCGTCCGCGACGACGGCAAGACGATGGTCGCGCAGCCCCACCTCGACCTGAACCCGGACAAGATGTGGACGCTCGACCACCTGCGGCGCTGTCCCCCGCTGCAGAGCCCGAACGTGCTGCTGAACGAGATGGGTGACGACGAGCGGTCGGCCTTCGCGGCCCGGTACGTGCGCGGCGGTCCCGCCGGGCGCGCCCCGAAGGACAACTGA
- a CDS encoding NADH:ubiquinone reductase (Na(+)-transporting) subunit F: protein MGDKHVVRFEPVGIEIEVGEEQTILRAAAEQGVMLMHGCKEGQCSSCKSFVLDGDDIELDRYSTFALPDYELSEGYTLLCRAHAYEDLTIELLNYDEDMIRSGLPIQEAVAEVVANTAVTHDLRHLVLRLLDPGELKYFPGQYVDITVPGTKATRSFSMANTSSREGGQLEFVIKIYPGGLFSSYLDERVAVGDRLELTGPFGVFTLRDNPGARLVFLGGGAGMAPILSLLRSMAERAIDRPTTFYYGARGLRDLCFDEELRSLATTLPDFRYLPALSEPAGDDEWDGEVGLITDVVARYEDDLGGADAYVCGPPPMVEAALPLLERLGVAQKRIFYDKFTTTGDAGDPEVLEEEAR from the coding sequence ATGGGCGACAAGCACGTCGTGCGGTTCGAACCGGTCGGCATCGAGATCGAGGTCGGCGAGGAACAGACGATCCTGCGGGCCGCGGCCGAGCAGGGCGTGATGCTGATGCACGGCTGCAAGGAGGGACAGTGCTCGTCCTGCAAGTCGTTCGTGCTCGACGGTGACGACATCGAGCTCGACCGGTACTCGACGTTCGCGCTGCCGGACTACGAACTGTCCGAGGGCTACACGCTGCTGTGCCGGGCGCACGCCTACGAGGACCTCACGATCGAGCTGCTCAACTACGACGAGGACATGATCAGGTCCGGCCTGCCGATCCAGGAGGCCGTCGCCGAGGTGGTCGCGAACACGGCGGTCACGCACGACCTGCGGCACCTGGTCCTGCGGCTGCTGGACCCCGGCGAGCTGAAGTACTTCCCGGGCCAGTACGTCGACATCACGGTGCCCGGGACCAAGGCCACCCGGTCGTTCTCGATGGCGAACACGTCGAGCCGCGAGGGCGGCCAGCTCGAGTTCGTGATCAAGATCTACCCGGGCGGGCTGTTCTCGTCGTACCTGGACGAGCGGGTCGCGGTCGGCGACCGGCTGGAGCTGACCGGGCCGTTCGGGGTCTTCACCCTGCGCGACAACCCCGGTGCCCGGCTGGTGTTCCTCGGCGGCGGGGCGGGGATGGCACCGATCCTGTCGCTGCTGCGGTCGATGGCCGAACGGGCGATCGACCGGCCGACGACCTTCTACTACGGCGCGCGCGGTCTGCGTGACCTGTGCTTCGACGAGGAGCTGCGGTCGCTGGCCACCACCTTGCCGGACTTCCGCTACCTGCCGGCGCTGTCCGAACCGGCCGGCGACGACGAGTGGGACGGCGAGGTCGGTCTGATCACCGACGTGGTCGCCCGGTACGAGGACGACCTCGGCGGCGCCGACGCCTACGTGTGCGGCCCGCCGCCGATGGTCGAGGCCGCGCTCCCCCTGCTGGAACGGCTGGGGGTCGCGCAGAAGCGGATCTTCTACGACAAGTTCACCACCACCGGCGACGCCGGTGATCCCGAGGTGCTGGAGGAAGAAGCCAGATGA
- a CDS encoding iron-sulfur cluster assembly protein, which yields MLSALDLVRDPELDEPITTLGFVASCHVSAAGDVVVRLRLPTYFCAPNFAFLMVADAYDVLAALPEVRTVDVTLEDHFAAAQINAGVAARAGFVAAFDGEAADELDELRRTFVSKAMLAGTDQVCRPLVATGTDPDALARLTLGDVPPSADLDRLRRRRAELGLRSDDGAALLVDPATGTPVAAAGVPQHLGFARLTRTGIEANTGICRGMLQHRYAGAGAGEEGPG from the coding sequence GTGCTGAGCGCCCTGGACCTCGTCCGCGACCCCGAGCTCGACGAGCCGATCACCACGCTCGGATTCGTCGCGTCCTGCCACGTGTCGGCCGCCGGCGACGTCGTCGTCCGGCTCCGGCTGCCGACCTACTTCTGCGCGCCCAACTTCGCGTTCCTGATGGTCGCCGACGCGTACGACGTCCTGGCGGCCCTGCCCGAGGTGCGGACCGTCGACGTGACGCTGGAGGACCACTTCGCGGCGGCGCAGATCAACGCGGGCGTGGCCGCCCGGGCCGGGTTCGTCGCGGCCTTCGACGGCGAGGCCGCCGACGAGCTGGACGAACTGCGCCGGACGTTCGTGTCCAAGGCGATGCTGGCCGGCACCGACCAGGTCTGCCGGCCATTGGTTGCCACAGGCACCGATCCGGACGCGCTGGCCCGGCTGACGCTGGGCGACGTACCGCCGTCGGCCGACCTGGACCGGCTCCGTCGCCGGCGAGCCGAACTCGGCCTGCGCTCCGACGACGGAGCCGCACTGCTCGTCGACCCGGCCACCGGTACGCCGGTCGCCGCGGCCGGCGTACCGCAACATCTCGGCTTCGCCCGGCTCACCCGGACCGGGATCGAGGCCAACACCGGGATCTGCAGGGGAATGCTCCAGCACCGGTACGCCGGT
- the mimD gene encoding propane 2-monooxygenase effector subunit MimD, whose amino-acid sequence MSTAFTTAESPFKSDNTPSNKCGFTLMNNQVGAVVAEVMSGMDNVTVTPLPSMIRVDAIGKMEVVYDEISEALGEEQGYFDAAQFEENMSTHYGRMIHLDDRTIMFANPEDAAEYIGFDLTTR is encoded by the coding sequence GTGAGCACCGCCTTCACCACCGCAGAGAGCCCGTTCAAGTCCGACAACACCCCGTCCAACAAGTGCGGTTTCACGCTGATGAACAACCAGGTCGGCGCCGTCGTGGCCGAGGTGATGAGCGGGATGGACAACGTCACCGTGACGCCGTTGCCGTCGATGATCCGGGTCGACGCGATCGGCAAGATGGAGGTCGTCTACGACGAGATCTCGGAGGCGCTCGGCGAGGAGCAGGGCTACTTCGACGCGGCCCAGTTCGAGGAGAACATGTCCACCCACTACGGCCGGATGATCCACCTCGACGACCGCACGATCATGTTCGCCAATCCCGAGGACGCCGCCGAGTACATCGGCTTCGACCTGACCACCCGCTGA
- a CDS encoding toluene hydroxylase, whose protein sequence is MTTTQDSPQARSVPQPVFTDAEAGAKVFPDSTARRYNYYTPQKRKQSHYEDVTVDVQPDPRHYLTQGWLYGFADGRGGYPLDWTQLKAWGSDQPSPQRGPGTGGMIVKEWPSTGWHEFRDPNEEWEMTLYRYNSNVVRQVTQNVEAARQSKAFEQWNPNWIRFVEQHVGAWMHVDHGLGLYLYANANRRAPTNMHNNAISVNSMHRIRAAQDLALYNLTLSEEIEDFDGKAHLETWNSDPAWQGVREVAEQLTGIDDWCEAIFAANVVFEPLVGELFRSQLVQHAAPGNGDFVTPTVVGAAEYDFAERDLRYTRAMFELLTGDKEFAEHNKAILQGWLSTWTERSIGAARKLQPLWSQPDTKPPRFEDGLDRAKSRFRGIVVGLGLEEPKELGL, encoded by the coding sequence ATGACGACCACACAGGACTCCCCGCAGGCACGCAGCGTGCCGCAGCCGGTCTTCACCGACGCCGAGGCCGGCGCCAAGGTCTTCCCGGACTCGACGGCCCGCCGGTACAACTACTACACGCCGCAGAAGCGCAAGCAGAGCCACTACGAGGACGTCACGGTCGACGTCCAGCCGGACCCACGGCACTACCTGACCCAGGGCTGGTTGTACGGATTCGCCGACGGCCGCGGCGGCTACCCGCTGGACTGGACGCAGCTGAAGGCCTGGGGCTCGGACCAGCCCTCACCGCAGCGCGGGCCGGGCACCGGCGGAATGATCGTCAAGGAGTGGCCGTCGACCGGCTGGCACGAGTTCCGCGATCCCAACGAAGAGTGGGAGATGACGCTCTACCGGTACAACTCCAACGTCGTCCGGCAGGTCACCCAGAACGTCGAGGCGGCCCGGCAGTCCAAGGCCTTCGAGCAGTGGAACCCCAACTGGATCCGGTTCGTCGAGCAGCACGTCGGCGCCTGGATGCACGTCGACCACGGGCTCGGTCTCTACCTGTACGCGAACGCGAACCGGCGGGCTCCCACCAACATGCACAACAACGCGATCTCGGTGAACAGCATGCACCGGATCCGGGCCGCCCAGGACCTCGCGCTGTACAACCTGACGCTGAGCGAGGAGATCGAGGACTTCGACGGCAAGGCCCACCTGGAGACCTGGAACTCCGACCCAGCCTGGCAGGGCGTGCGGGAGGTCGCCGAGCAGCTCACCGGCATCGACGACTGGTGCGAGGCGATCTTCGCCGCCAACGTCGTGTTCGAGCCGCTGGTCGGCGAGCTGTTCCGCAGCCAGCTGGTCCAGCACGCGGCGCCCGGCAACGGCGACTTCGTGACGCCGACGGTGGTCGGCGCGGCGGAGTACGACTTCGCCGAACGCGACCTGCGCTACACGCGGGCGATGTTCGAGCTGCTCACAGGAGACAAGGAGTTCGCCGAGCACAACAAGGCGATCCTGCAGGGCTGGCTGTCCACCTGGACCGAGCGGTCGATCGGCGCGGCCCGCAAGCTGCAGCCGCTGTGGTCGCAGCCGGACACCAAGCCGCCACGATTCGAGGACGGGCTGGACCGGGCGAAGAGCCGCTTCCGCGGCATCGTCGTCGGGTTGGGCCTGGAAGAGCCCAAGGAGCTGGGACTGTGA
- a CDS encoding amidohydrolase family protein, producing the protein MYEHNGEKYFVVDSHMHYWNAGPDNWVPGAEQYAKGWIECFHAYQSLAPKETHWPIEKFMSYTEDDLMKDVFSDGYVDVAVFQPTYLKEWYKEGFNTTEKNAGLGEKHPGMFVLNTRFDPRDGDAGLDELKANVERYGSKGVKLYTAEWNDGSRGYKLTDPAAYRYLEKAQEYGIKNVHVHKGPTIWPLDKDAFDVSDIDHAATDFPELNFIVEHVGLPRIEDFCFMATQEPNVYAGLSVVIGGLMAARPHFFGKVMGELLFWVGEDKMTFGSDYGIWEPKWQIEGFVDWEFPDLPEFADYPRLGVEGKKKILGLNAAKLYDLKVPDELQLRDAEPAAQDDAKLVTQ; encoded by the coding sequence GTGTACGAGCACAACGGCGAGAAGTACTTCGTGGTCGACAGCCACATGCACTACTGGAACGCCGGCCCGGACAACTGGGTACCGGGCGCCGAGCAGTACGCCAAGGGCTGGATCGAGTGCTTCCACGCCTACCAGAGCCTGGCGCCGAAGGAGACGCACTGGCCGATCGAGAAGTTCATGAGCTACACCGAGGACGACCTGATGAAGGACGTCTTCTCCGACGGCTACGTGGACGTCGCGGTCTTCCAGCCGACGTACCTGAAGGAGTGGTACAAGGAGGGTTTCAACACCACCGAGAAGAACGCCGGCCTGGGTGAGAAGCATCCGGGCATGTTCGTCCTGAACACCCGGTTCGACCCGCGGGACGGCGACGCCGGGCTGGACGAGCTGAAGGCGAACGTGGAGCGGTACGGGTCGAAGGGCGTCAAGCTCTACACCGCCGAGTGGAACGACGGCTCGCGCGGTTACAAGCTGACCGACCCGGCGGCGTACCGGTACCTGGAGAAGGCCCAGGAGTACGGCATCAAGAACGTGCACGTCCACAAGGGCCCCACCATCTGGCCGCTGGACAAGGACGCGTTCGACGTCTCCGACATCGACCACGCCGCGACCGACTTCCCCGAGCTGAACTTCATCGTGGAGCACGTCGGGCTGCCGCGGATCGAGGACTTCTGCTTCATGGCGACCCAGGAGCCCAACGTGTACGCCGGGCTGTCGGTCGTGATCGGCGGCCTGATGGCGGCCCGGCCGCACTTCTTCGGCAAGGTGATGGGCGAGCTGCTGTTCTGGGTCGGCGAGGACAAGATGACCTTCGGCAGCGACTACGGCATCTGGGAGCCGAAGTGGCAGATCGAGGGCTTCGTCGACTGGGAGTTCCCGGATCTGCCGGAGTTCGCCGACTACCCACGGCTCGGGGTCGAGGGCAAGAAGAAGATCCTCGGGCTGAACGCGGCCAAGCTGTACGACCTGAAGGTGCCCGACGAGCTGCAGCTCAGGGACGCAGAGCCCGCGGCGCAGGACGACGCGAAGCTGGTCACCCAGTAA